One genomic segment of Hymenobacter psoromatis includes these proteins:
- a CDS encoding T9SS type A sorting domain-containing protein produces the protein MTLPIYFRLPVAWWMLLVSICSWPVVAQAQSLDSGFAPTRLSSPVTTNNAVQQADGRLIISLVPPAYYKGSLVKGLIRVNLDGSLDQTFGTTWLEAGGAARSMRVLPNGNILLVGGSFGVREFDLYRQGRVVVLHPDGTLNRQFGLRLDDEANAGEVQPDGKLLIGGSFTTVNGAAMPRLARLLPTGQLDPSFVLAPGGFSDAVTSIQVQPDGRIMVGGDFTSYGGVAHAHLVRLLPDGRPDPSFEAAIPAAAFFDGFAVQPDSKVVVNAISPDTGQGLFRLSASGSRDNTFASSTYSYLAFNPQSDHHLVVQPSGSILLAGSFQQANGQPCPGLVRVSPTGTLDSSSPYHTDWHGVVTALCLLADGQALACGAFTLFNHQPAGIVQVGAAGQVSPFPLPVENIGSIAAVLPLDQGRLLVGGNFNTINGIAARNLAFLRADGTVDVAATQALPPLEGTVQALAPGPQGTLYVGGDFYESAAPSRRYLLRLTSSGSQDLTFVAPSLNASVSSLAAYPNGRLLVGGSFSMPKAKLLRLTSQGALDDGFTGNFGTYVPWVNALVLQRDERLAALTLTTSWQLTPQGAPTGRPTSVPHYLHALAVQPDGGILVAGEFTDFDGTPHQDIVRLLPTGAVDASFDAGVVLINGISSIKVVAVQDDGRILCAGYFTSIQGQAHRGIARLLASGQVDDTFADQVFLHPEASCLVIQAGGRLLVGASALDPQSFSYLQPVSILTQGLTCLLVPGLTGGAPVGLPLATTPAASFPLSIYPIPAQQEFTVDVGSASTQLSVVVYDVLGRAVRQASGTGSALHISVVDLPAATYVLNIRVNQAIVYRKLVVQH, from the coding sequence ATGACGCTACCCATTTACTTTCGGTTGCCCGTAGCTTGGTGGATGCTGCTGGTAAGTATTTGCAGCTGGCCGGTGGTGGCCCAGGCGCAAAGCCTGGATTCGGGCTTTGCGCCCACGCGGCTTAGCTCGCCAGTTACCACTAATAATGCCGTGCAGCAGGCCGATGGCCGCCTTATCATTTCGCTGGTGCCACCAGCTTACTACAAAGGCAGTTTAGTGAAGGGACTTATTCGCGTCAACCTGGATGGTAGCCTCGACCAAACTTTTGGTACCACTTGGCTGGAGGCTGGCGGGGCTGCCCGCTCTATGCGCGTGCTACCCAATGGCAATATTTTATTGGTCGGGGGCAGCTTTGGCGTGCGTGAATTCGACTTGTACCGCCAAGGAAGGGTAGTCGTCCTGCACCCGGATGGCACGCTCAACCGGCAGTTTGGCCTCCGCCTCGACGACGAGGCCAACGCGGGCGAGGTGCAGCCCGATGGCAAGCTCCTAATCGGGGGCAGCTTCACCACTGTCAACGGGGCGGCCATGCCCCGGCTGGCACGGCTGCTGCCCACGGGGCAGCTTGACCCCAGCTTCGTGCTAGCGCCGGGAGGCTTCAGTGATGCCGTGACGAGCATCCAGGTGCAGCCCGATGGGAGGATTATGGTCGGCGGTGATTTTACCAGCTACGGGGGAGTTGCCCACGCGCACCTGGTGCGCCTACTGCCCGATGGCCGCCCGGACCCTTCCTTCGAGGCCGCCATTCCGGCCGCCGCTTTTTTTGATGGCTTTGCCGTGCAGCCCGATAGCAAGGTGGTCGTTAATGCCATTAGCCCGGATACCGGGCAAGGGCTATTCCGTCTGTCGGCCAGCGGTAGCCGCGATAACACCTTTGCTTCCAGCACCTATTCCTACCTAGCCTTTAATCCTCAGAGCGACCATCACCTGGTTGTTCAGCCCTCGGGTAGCATTTTGCTGGCGGGCAGCTTTCAGCAAGCCAACGGGCAGCCCTGCCCAGGGCTGGTGCGGGTGTCGCCCACCGGCACGCTGGACTCGTCCTCCCCCTATCATACAGATTGGCACGGCGTCGTTACTGCGTTGTGCCTGCTGGCCGATGGCCAGGCCCTGGCGTGCGGCGCATTCACGCTTTTCAATCATCAGCCCGCTGGCATAGTGCAGGTAGGGGCCGCGGGGCAGGTTTCCCCCTTCCCGCTGCCGGTCGAGAACATCGGCAGCATTGCCGCCGTGCTTCCCCTAGACCAGGGCCGCCTGCTGGTGGGCGGCAATTTCAACACTATCAACGGAATAGCAGCCCGCAATTTGGCTTTTCTGCGGGCCGATGGCACCGTAGACGTAGCCGCCACACAGGCGCTGCCGCCCCTGGAAGGCACCGTGCAGGCCCTGGCCCCTGGGCCGCAGGGCACCCTCTACGTGGGGGGTGATTTTTATGAGTCGGCCGCACCGAGCCGGCGCTACCTGCTACGGCTCACTAGCAGCGGCAGCCAGGACCTCACCTTTGTGGCCCCAAGCCTGAACGCAAGCGTCTCCTCGCTGGCCGCTTACCCCAATGGCCGCCTGCTAGTTGGCGGCAGCTTCTCGATGCCGAAAGCCAAGCTACTGCGCCTCACCTCGCAGGGTGCCCTCGACGACGGCTTCACGGGCAATTTTGGCACTTACGTTCCCTGGGTAAATGCGCTCGTACTGCAGCGCGACGAACGGCTGGCTGCGCTCACCCTGACGACTAGTTGGCAGCTAACGCCCCAGGGGGCTCCTACCGGCCGGCCTACCAGCGTGCCACACTACCTGCACGCCTTGGCCGTGCAGCCCGACGGCGGCATCCTGGTAGCGGGTGAGTTTACGGACTTTGATGGCACTCCGCACCAAGATATCGTGCGCCTCCTACCTACGGGGGCGGTAGATGCCTCGTTCGATGCCGGCGTAGTGCTTATAAATGGCATTTCCAGCATTAAGGTGGTAGCTGTGCAAGATGATGGCCGGATTTTGTGCGCGGGTTACTTTACCAGTATCCAGGGCCAGGCGCACCGGGGTATTGCGCGCTTGCTAGCCAGCGGGCAGGTCGATGATACGTTTGCCGACCAGGTATTTCTACACCCCGAAGCCAGCTGCCTGGTGATTCAGGCTGGCGGGCGCTTACTGGTAGGGGCCTCCGCCCTAGACCCGCAATCGTTCTCGTACCTACAGCCTGTTTCTATCCTAACGCAAGGTCTAACCTGCTTGCTTGTGCCGGGGCTCACGGGGGGTGCCCCAGTTGGCCTGCCCCTGGCGACTACCCCTGCGGCGTCCTTCCCACTTAGCATCTACCCAATACCCGCTCAGCAAGAATTTACTGTGGACGTGGGTTCGGCCAGCACGCAGCTCAGTGTAGTTGTTTACGATGTGCTGGGCCGGGCAGTACGGCAGGCCAGCGGTACCGGCTCCGCGCTACATATTTCGGTAGTGGATTTGCCGGCAGCTACTTACGTGCTAAATATTCGCGTTAATCAGGCTATCGTGTACCGCAAGCTGGTAGTGCAGCACTAG